The Megalobrama amblycephala isolate DHTTF-2021 linkage group LG18, ASM1881202v1, whole genome shotgun sequence genome segment atatttgaCTGTGTATCACTTCCTGGCGTTCACCTTTTTCAAAGTAGCAGGTAATGGTTATTTATCTGTCACAGAGTTTGATCAAAAAGTTCACATTGCAAATTcatcagtttgtttttgtttaatctGTAAACGCCTTTAAAAATCTCTGTTCCAGCTTGCTCTGAGGTGTCCATTATTGGAGGCAAAGATGTCAAAAAACTTCAATCGTGGATGGTGTCCATTCAGAAGGACCAGATCCATGTGTGTGGGGGAATCCTCATTCAAAACCAATGGGTTTTAACTTCAGCACAATGCGAAGAGTAAGGCAACAATTAAATAATTGTGACGTACAATGTTCctgttatatttcaaaataattgtTCTGAGGTGGGATGTAAGACTAGGGACAGGTTTCATGGTATAGTTAGGTTTTAGGGtgggttttatatatatatatatatatatatatatatatatatatatatatatatatatatatatatatatatgctaagCCCTCAGTTTCTTAGTCCTAAGCACATCTAAGTCAGTTTTCTATTTCAGAAAACCCATTACATCTGTGACGGTTCTCATTGGATCTCTGTCTCTGAGTAAAGCGAGTAAAGGCTCTCAGCGCGTTGACATCCTCAGTTATGCGAAACCTCAAACATTCAATGCAAGGACTAAACAAGATGACATTATGCTCATTAAGGTAAGGATGAACTGAATGTGGTTGTTTAGACATTTAGTCTATGACGTTTTTCACAGTATGCATTTGAGCATTTAATTTTCTTCtgcagctaaaaaaaaaagtgaaagccAAACCCAAAAAAATCCCTAAAAAGGAACAAGATGTTCCACCTGGAACAAAATGTGTTGTGACAGGTTGGGGAACTACTAATTCTAATGTCATGGAACCTTCTGATAAACTGCAAATGTTAGAGGTGACAGTTGTGGACAGAAATCAGTGCAGCCGAGACTACAAGAGTGATATTGTGATCACCAAAGACATGATGTGTGCAGGAAACAAGCAGGAAAAGAGTGGCACCTGTTGGGTATGTCATATTGTTGTCTTTGATTTATGGCTGTTGCAGCCTCTTTGAAATCATCCCTTTAACTGTCTGAAGAAAAAAGAaccttgttttctttttttagggAGATTCCGGTGGACCTCTGGAATGTAAGAAAAACATGGTTGGAATAGTATCAGGGTCGAGAGGATGCGCTAATCCCAAGAAACCAACTGTGTACACATTTCTCTCCAAAAAACATATCTCCTGGATCAATAGCATACTGAAAAAACAATTCAACAGCACAACTTTTTAAGAACTTAAACATTTCCAGCATATATACTGTTGTTTGTAGTTCAGATTGCTGtaacttttaaaatgttatgcTTTTGGAATTAGGGTTAAATAAAGCAATACCAaactttttcacttttttttttttttaattaacaaataaaGCAAAACAGAGCTAAATCATGTTAATGTGTCTGATATTGCATTAATATTCAATGAAGATTTTCCACTGTGCTTTATTATTGATGGACACTCTTGTTATGGTTAAATAAACATCAGAAGATGATCTGTTGTCTGGTGAAACTTATGAAATGGAATCATTTTTATGGTTTGCCAACTGAAAATTTATCCTCAGTTTTCAAAACATCACTGTTAATGACTGCAGATTCATTTAATTAGAAATGTATTCTGTCTTGTTTGTATTCTGTTAAACACATTTCACATTAACACCAGTTAATCAGTTAAACTCCCATTGGCTTTTATGATATTTGTATTCAAAACACATTCAGACAAACAAACTGATACCTCCTGCTGAGGACGTACAACAAACCTTTTTCAGAGTCAAGGACAGAATTACACACGGGGTTTGaaaattcagaaaatgtgtGCAACAGAGGTTAGAAATTTAAGTTTACATCAAAAGTCTACATTTAAAGTCcgcctgtagtcaataattgtatcccttaaaactgatttttgatcaccaaaatgacacttaaaaaaaaaaaaatcttcacgccttaaaatagcttgaatgtaactctacacctttgcctcatttattatacacagatatatgaatatgctaattatccccgcctccactcactcgaaTGAACTCAAGAGCTCCATttggtcaacttactgaggtaaacgcagcacaatggtatcgctgtTTACAACACCAGACACATAACGGTATGAtaaatatgattagccttttgcttgactacattatcaaacagctaataatgtgttgctaatgttacacaaacttTGTTCCCGTTCGCGAgtcagacagctgtcttctaacAATCAAGTAGCTAACCTTACAAACCAGTATCCTTAACGTCAGTGGATAAAGGCATATACTTAGTTATATAACCTACATCAAACACCCGCTATACTGCCAAATCTACCCGATTttttatatcaacagaaaaatataccggaaTATACCGGACTCTCCTGTTTCAGAGCGGTCAaggttaatgatatgctaaagcccgctgCATATTGACATGATTGATTACAAGGtggtttgtgacgtcagaaacaccagcgatttcaaaccgcgtcTTTTTTCATTGCGGTTTTAAATAAGAAACAGGCCTATGTattcagcaatggtgttgatttatgaatttgcacatgcttTGTCTTAAGGGATCCATAAAATCCATAACAACGGATTCAATTGCTAATTTGAAATTCTTATGTCATgccattaaatataatgtaaaaggACACAGTCTTCATGTCATTATGCAGCATTTTCCTTGAGTTGCTAAAATTGCTTTGCTGAGGATGCTGTGTAGGGACTTTAATCAGTGTAAGTGGAGACACAAGTCACCGGTCAATATATTCAGAATATTTTGCGTGCTTATCCTGATTCCTGTGCTCGCTGCCAGGTTTAAGCTCAAAGTGGATAACATTCAAAGGTCTTTCGCTGAAAGTGTATGATGCAAGAGCCTCTTCAAATCTGCTCTAAGCAGAGAGGAGAGAGGATGCCAGAAAGCTTGAGTAAAATTGAGTGGTAGTTATAACAGAACAGTACTACCCCCTCCTGGACAGAGAACTTCAGTAATCAAGCATGTACTTTAACTCATTTTAGAGAAGATTCCCTCGGAGAGATGAGGTGTCTAGCAGTGATCCTTGCCCGAAACCTTCTATTCCGTTACATTTTTAATTCAGTACAGGAACAATCTTCCAAACGTAATCCAAGCTGAGTGTGTTATACTGATGCCCTCATTTGCCTTACAATGTTGTTTTGAAATCTTCACATCTTTCATCTCagtcatatttcatttttagttctAAACTGTATTCATTATATGAGTGGTGCATGTTGGTATGCATATAAAAATTCTGATTTGCGTATGTATGCAATATATTATTCATGCGAGATTCATCATTACTGAAATATTTACTACAACTAACTGCATGATCAGTGGACACATTGTCAGCACCAATGGAGATCATGAGCCCATTGAAACAATTGGGTTCCTTCATGAGATATTTTGACCCTGAGAAATTTTATGATGAAAAGCTCAGCTTTATCCTTTTGTGTCATATAGCTGTTCCTGTACATTGCCAGCTCAGTGCACTTTCTTCCTGCAGCATCAGTTATTGATGTGAGGTGAAGAATGTCACCTCTAAGCCCACCTCCGTCCAAAGCTTTATTTAGCCACTGTATGAGGAGATAAACCAGTATATTGGCCACAAGGATGAGTGTGGGGGAAACAGAATAAACAGCCCTCTGCAGATTCTTGTTTCAATTAATATGCAGAAACACATGGCTTTGGTAAAGGCTATAATTATTCTGTACTATTCTGTATAAGGCTGTACAAATGTTGTTGCTCTTGGTTTAAGATAATAAGCAGCAAatgatgtacattttaaaaagtatgtACTTGAAACCCTCTTCACATCGATCTtatactattaattttgtatttaatcatttataagtgatatataattgttcatgacgGCTAggaatgaaaaatgccttatattcaggtgtgcataattattaggcaggttttcttttatggtcaaaatgagccgaaaaagagatttaataattattaaatgctaatgagaaggatgcaatactaatgcaatactagaaattgcaaagttaaggcATGAGCAATGGACAgtgaaatgctcattgggtcagcagggtcTGACAAAAAtaggagaagaaaagacacatgatAACTGAAAAAggattaagaattaaggtgaagaattaagtgtgaaaccatcaggaaccctttaggttttggaagatcatttttattaCATATCTGCAAGACGACTTTTCAGGATAGGAGATAGACTAAAaatgaactcccacaccttactgccagattctggaagatgaattcatcaaacagtggtacatgaggatgtggtgctggtccttcaagagtcactctcaatctgtagtattcatgcattttacaacacttcatcttgtgattcttattaagtgggGCTCATTTTATAAGTccctgagatcctgacaccttgcacttctggagagtagaaggtaggttgcagttctgaaAAATGGTGGCATTGGAGACTGAAGGGTTTCTGATGGTTttacacttaattcttcacctttattcttaattcttttgttttttttccctactgAGCCAATGAGTGTCCATTGGTAATGCCtcaactttgcaatttctattGCATCCTTATCatgagcatttaataatttttgacctttttttcagttaaatctctttttttcagctcattttatctgtaaaagaaaacctgctagtaattctgcacacctgaatataaggtgTTTTGCATtcccagccttcatgaacaattatatatcacttataaatgattaaatacaaaattaaaagtagttattaagattggtGTGGTCTGGAATTGGTAagatgtgcttggaaaaaaatatatgatcagaaaatcaacttgactaataattctgcacacggtgtatttttcttttatttatttcagagaGGAAAAAAAGGGAAAGAAGCTTAACTTGTGTTGCAACTGTGTCATAGCCTGGGGCTGTGTTGCTTTTAATATGTTTTCATATTCTCATCTTGACATCTTGTTTTTTGATAGGTAACCTAAATAATGTTGTTTAAACTTATTGTAGTGTTTATTAGACTGTCGCTTGTGGCAATGGACCACCAAGGAACAGACCCACCACAATAACCAGAGAGACAAGCGTGGGATTGGTGTTATTCTTTGTTCTGGTGCTGCATGACCACAGATGTGTTTC includes the following:
- the LOC125253357 gene encoding granzyme K-like translates to MDVCRYLTVYHFLAFTFFKVAACSEVSIIGGKDVKKLQSWMVSIQKDQIHVCGGILIQNQWVLTSAQCEEKPITSVTVLIGSLSLSKASKGSQRVDILSYAKPQTFNARTKQDDIMLIKLKKKVKAKPKKIPKKEQDVPPGTKCVVTGWGTTNSNVMEPSDKLQMLEVTVVDRNQCSRDYKSDIVITKDMMCAGNKQEKSGTCWGDSGGPLECKKNMVGIVSGSRGCANPKKPTVYTFLSKKHISWINSILKKQFNSTTF